A single window of [Clostridium] hylemonae DSM 15053 DNA harbors:
- the gnpA gene encoding 1,3-beta-galactosyl-N-acetylhexosamine phosphorylase, with product MSKTKGRVTLPSESHFLKETREMLDRWGADALRDSDGTKLDDEIKSLDAKIYTTYFVARGHNEFAEKHMDECQQMLLMSKHNLALDTTVTIDFLDGYFREQVQADYVHDPKKWWEVIDRTTQEIVPLDSWSVDTDRHLVTVTDAVPFHEYTVSFFVYAIWDPTQMYNHITNNWGDKPHDIPFDVRQPASGAFARDYLKKWLADNPDTDVVRFTTFFYHFTLVFNADAKEKFVDWFGYGATVSIRALEEFEQEYGYALRPEDIVDNGYYNTTFRVPTKAYRDYMEFIQKFVARKAKELVDLVHDAGREAMMFLGDNWIGTEPYGPYFESIGLDAVVGSVGGGATLRLISDIPGVKYTEGRFLPYFFPDTFYEGNDPCVEAIDNWLSARRALMRNPVDRIGYGGYLSLAYKFPKFVDYIEKVTDEFRLIYDNVKGKKPYCGLKVAILNSWGGLRSWQSYMVAHALWYKQTYSYFGILESLSGAAVDVVFMSFDDIRNNGIPKDIDVIINAGDAGTAFSGGEEWLDEKLITTVRRWIHEGGGFVGVGDPSAVHRGGRFFQLADVLGVDKELGFTLSTDKYFKDALDTHFITEDRTGCFDFGESRHDIYALSASTEIIEYSDNEVHLAANAYGSGRGVYIAGLPYSYENTRLLMRVLYFAAHKEESFLRWYADNVNCEVNAYPESGKYAILNNSNEEQTTNFYDGEGTCEKLTLRPCEILWR from the coding sequence ATGTCTAAAACAAAGGGCAGAGTCACTCTGCCAAGTGAGTCTCATTTCTTAAAGGAAACCCGGGAGATGCTCGACCGCTGGGGGGCCGACGCACTGCGCGACAGCGACGGGACAAAATTAGATGACGAGATCAAATCTTTAGATGCAAAAATATATACAACATACTTTGTCGCAAGAGGCCACAATGAATTTGCCGAAAAACATATGGATGAATGCCAGCAGATGCTGCTCATGTCCAAACACAACCTTGCGTTAGACACTACGGTAACGATCGATTTCCTGGACGGATATTTCCGCGAGCAGGTACAGGCCGATTATGTCCACGACCCGAAAAAATGGTGGGAGGTCATTGACCGCACAACGCAGGAGATCGTTCCGTTAGACAGCTGGTCTGTCGATACGGACAGGCATCTTGTGACTGTCACAGACGCGGTCCCGTTCCACGAGTATACGGTATCTTTCTTTGTGTATGCCATCTGGGATCCGACGCAGATGTACAATCACATCACGAACAACTGGGGGGACAAGCCGCACGACATACCGTTTGATGTACGCCAGCCCGCCTCCGGCGCATTCGCCAGAGATTATCTGAAGAAGTGGCTTGCAGACAATCCGGATACGGATGTGGTGAGATTTACCACCTTTTTCTATCATTTTACGCTCGTCTTCAATGCCGATGCCAAAGAGAAGTTTGTAGACTGGTTTGGCTACGGGGCGACCGTCTCCATCCGCGCGCTGGAAGAATTTGAACAGGAATACGGTTATGCGCTGCGCCCGGAGGACATTGTGGACAATGGATATTACAACACTACCTTCCGCGTTCCCACAAAGGCTTACCGGGATTATATGGAATTTATCCAGAAGTTTGTTGCCAGAAAGGCGAAGGAACTCGTCGACCTCGTGCATGACGCCGGCAGGGAAGCCATGATGTTCCTCGGTGACAACTGGATCGGAACTGAGCCTTACGGACCGTATTTTGAAAGCATCGGTCTGGACGCCGTAGTGGGAAGTGTCGGCGGCGGCGCGACGCTGCGCCTTATCTCCGATATCCCGGGAGTAAAATATACAGAAGGACGTTTTCTTCCTTACTTCTTCCCGGATACCTTCTACGAGGGGAACGACCCGTGCGTGGAAGCCATCGACAACTGGCTCAGCGCAAGACGCGCGCTTATGAGAAACCCGGTAGACAGGATCGGTTACGGCGGTTATCTGAGCCTTGCCTACAAGTTCCCGAAATTTGTCGATTACATCGAAAAGGTCACAGATGAGTTCAGGCTTATCTATGACAATGTAAAAGGAAAGAAACCTTACTGCGGACTTAAAGTCGCAATACTTAACTCGTGGGGAGGCTTGCGTTCCTGGCAGTCTTACATGGTCGCCCATGCCCTCTGGTACAAGCAGACTTACTCTTACTTCGGTATTCTGGAGTCCTTAAGCGGCGCTGCCGTGGACGTGGTGTTCATGAGCTTTGACGATATAAGGAACAACGGCATTCCAAAGGACATTGACGTCATCATCAACGCAGGCGATGCGGGAACTGCATTCTCCGGCGGAGAAGAATGGCTCGACGAGAAGCTTATCACTACCGTGCGCAGATGGATACACGAAGGCGGCGGATTTGTGGGCGTCGGCGACCCGTCGGCAGTTCACCGCGGCGGGCGCTTCTTCCAGCTTGCCGATGTGCTCGGCGTGGACAAGGAACTCGGCTTCACCCTCTCCACGGACAAATATTTCAAAGACGCGCTGGATACACATTTTATCACGGAAGACAGAACCGGCTGTTTTGATTTCGGAGAAAGCAGACACGATATCTATGCGCTGTCCGCCTCCACCGAGATCATCGAATACTCAGACAATGAGGTGCATCTTGCCGCCAACGCTTACGGCAGCGGCAGAGGGGTGTACATCGCGGGGCTTCCCTACAGCTATGAGAATACCCGCCTCCTCATGCGGGTGCTGTATTTTGCCGCGCACAAAGAGGAAAGCTTCCTCAGATGGTATGCCGACAACGTCAACTGTGAAGTGAATGCATATCCGGAGAGCGGAAAATATGCGATCCTCAACAATTCAAACGAAGAACAGACGACCAATTTCTATGACGGAGAAGGCACATGTGAAAAGCTTACGCTCAGACCGTGCGAAATTCTCTGGAGATAA
- a CDS encoding carbohydrate-binding family 9-like protein gives MKSMEVKVIQSAKELETLSPFKVDNKLWGTKTAPVTYGYLGFIPDSGFCLKMVCEETDPLRKYTEINAPVYRDSAMEAFFQFESERERNIQPTYLNFEVNANGALLAAYGKERIYRTYFTREEHEEFACSAQIEKDRWSAALYIPLSVLEHIYGPLCLEAGSTFTCNFYKISEAAEIEHYASWSMIETDVPSFHLPEYFGNAVIAGSSPV, from the coding sequence ATGAAGTCTATGGAAGTCAAAGTGATTCAGAGTGCGAAAGAGTTGGAAACATTGTCCCCTTTTAAGGTGGACAATAAACTATGGGGAACAAAGACGGCGCCGGTAACATACGGATATCTCGGATTCATACCGGACAGCGGGTTCTGTCTGAAGATGGTATGTGAGGAAACAGATCCCCTTCGGAAATATACGGAAATCAATGCACCTGTATACCGAGACAGCGCCATGGAAGCCTTTTTTCAATTTGAATCTGAGCGGGAGAGGAACATCCAGCCGACGTATCTGAATTTTGAGGTGAACGCAAACGGAGCCCTGCTGGCGGCATACGGGAAAGAACGCATATACCGCACCTACTTTACCAGAGAAGAACATGAGGAGTTTGCGTGCAGCGCACAGATAGAAAAGGACCGGTGGAGCGCGGCGCTTTACATTCCCCTCTCTGTTCTGGAACATATATACGGCCCCCTCTGTCTGGAGGCCGGAAGCACATTTACATGCAACTTTTACAAAATTTCAGAGGCGGCCGAGATCGAGCATTATGCCTCCTGGTCCATGATAGAGACGGACGTGCCGAGCTTTCATCTGCCGGAATACTTCGGCAATGCAGTGATCGCCGGCAGCAGCCCGGTCTAG
- a CDS encoding AraC family transcriptional regulator produces the protein MGYNGVVLKDSITIGKIYSIHYFEYMSDFSFEGESHDFWEFICVDKGEVGVTGGSSFTVLKKGDVAFHQPNEFHNVKATGDSAPNLVVVSFQCRSEAMRFFKKRILRIDETERNLLASIIIEARRCFDCRLDDPYLQNMPQKEPDMFGAEQLIRLFVEQFLIHIIRRYSNPIIFNKKLPKTAPQKTTKNRSDNEIFNRVVDYLESNIGSHVTIDQICRDNLIGRSQLQKIFKERSSLGIIEYFSQMKIDAAKEMIRTNRMNFTQVSEHLGYTSIHYFSRQFKKVTGMTPSEYASSIKAMAEGSF, from the coding sequence ATGGGATATAACGGAGTTGTGCTGAAAGACTCTATAACCATCGGTAAAATTTACAGTATCCACTACTTTGAATATATGAGTGATTTTTCATTTGAGGGGGAGTCTCATGACTTCTGGGAATTTATCTGCGTGGACAAAGGTGAGGTCGGCGTGACGGGAGGAAGCTCCTTCACAGTGCTGAAGAAAGGTGATGTGGCTTTCCACCAGCCGAATGAATTTCACAATGTAAAGGCGACCGGCGACTCTGCACCGAATCTCGTTGTAGTGTCTTTTCAATGCCGCAGCGAGGCCATGCGCTTTTTTAAGAAACGCATTCTGAGGATCGACGAGACCGAGCGCAACCTGCTCGCTTCTATCATAATTGAAGCCCGCCGGTGCTTTGACTGCCGCCTTGACGACCCTTATCTGCAGAACATGCCGCAGAAGGAGCCTGACATGTTCGGGGCGGAACAGCTCATCCGGCTTTTTGTGGAGCAGTTTCTCATACATATAATAAGAAGATATTCCAATCCGATCATCTTCAACAAGAAACTTCCCAAGACCGCGCCGCAGAAGACGACAAAGAACAGAAGCGACAACGAGATATTTAACCGCGTCGTCGATTATCTCGAGAGCAATATCGGTTCCCATGTCACCATTGACCAGATCTGCCGCGACAACCTGATCGGGCGTTCGCAGCTGCAGAAGATTTTTAAGGAGAGGAGTTCTCTTGGCATCATTGAGTATTTTTCTCAGATGAAAATAGATGCAGCCAAGGAAATGATCCGGACAAACCGCATGAACTTTACACAGGTCTCCGAACACCTTGGCTACACTTCTATTCATTATTTTTCAAGACAGTTCAAGAAGGTCACAGGAATGACGCCGTCCGAGTACGCCTCCTCTATAAAGGCGATGGCCGAAGGCAGCTTCTAG
- a CDS encoding ABC transporter substrate-binding protein: MKKRVLSVLLCVTMIAAMVVGCGKKSDGDGGDKGGKKLVYWAMWSEGEPQAKVIKSAIEKYTKDTGVEVDVQFKGRNGQREGLQPALDAKQQIDLFDEDVNRVNGSWGKYLLDLEDLAKDFEAEHGNETLYKIARNAYAQNNDGDETLHSIPYQPSIFGFFYNKTLFDKAGIEAVPTTWEELDAACAKLKDAGVTPITGDTTYMTSFMGYHLGRYLGQDGVKALVGDPAVADKVESGDIDKVTWDDEKVVQAAKDIEDFAAKGYFSKNIASNIYPAGQNQEFAPGEAAIILCGSWLPNEIKVGENAEGEDKVEVADDLTWGYFNYPAVKDGKDDSTANNIANQVMAINKDSKMTKEAFELITYITAGDADKQMTTDALCIPADQANSDAWPEELTEVKPGFDATTTYYDWAVGAENNGDLTPVLNENVVKLMAGSMTADEFIKSCKDASGQ, encoded by the coding sequence ATGAAAAAAAGAGTTTTAAGCGTATTATTGTGCGTAACAATGATCGCTGCCATGGTTGTCGGCTGTGGAAAGAAGTCTGACGGCGATGGGGGAGACAAAGGCGGAAAGAAACTTGTTTACTGGGCAATGTGGAGTGAAGGAGAGCCGCAGGCTAAGGTGATCAAATCCGCAATTGAAAAGTACACAAAAGATACAGGCGTAGAAGTTGATGTACAGTTTAAAGGCCGTAACGGACAGCGTGAAGGTCTGCAGCCGGCGCTGGACGCAAAACAGCAGATCGACCTGTTTGACGAAGATGTTAACCGTGTAAATGGTTCCTGGGGAAAATATCTGCTTGACCTGGAAGACCTTGCAAAAGACTTTGAAGCTGAGCACGGCAACGAGACATTGTACAAGATCGCCCGCAACGCATATGCACAGAACAACGACGGTGACGAGACACTGCACTCCATTCCTTATCAGCCGTCGATCTTCGGGTTCTTCTACAACAAGACATTGTTTGACAAAGCTGGTATCGAAGCAGTTCCTACAACATGGGAAGAGTTAGACGCAGCTTGTGCCAAATTAAAAGATGCCGGTGTTACACCGATCACAGGCGATACTACATATATGACATCTTTCATGGGATATCATCTTGGACGTTACCTTGGACAGGACGGCGTGAAGGCTCTCGTTGGAGACCCGGCTGTTGCAGACAAGGTTGAATCAGGCGATATCGACAAAGTAACATGGGATGACGAGAAAGTAGTTCAGGCTGCAAAAGACATCGAAGATTTCGCAGCAAAAGGATACTTCTCCAAGAACATAGCTTCCAACATCTACCCTGCAGGACAGAATCAGGAATTTGCTCCTGGTGAAGCTGCGATCATTCTGTGCGGTTCATGGCTGCCGAATGAGATCAAAGTTGGAGAGAACGCAGAAGGCGAAGACAAGGTAGAAGTAGCAGACGACCTGACATGGGGATACTTCAACTACCCGGCTGTTAAGGACGGAAAAGATGACAGCACTGCAAACAACATTGCAAACCAGGTAATGGCTATCAACAAAGATTCCAAGATGACAAAAGAAGCGTTCGAGCTCATTACTTATATCACAGCAGGCGATGCTGACAAGCAGATGACAACCGACGCACTCTGTATCCCGGCAGACCAGGCTAACTCAGATGCATGGCCGGAAGAACTGACAGAAGTAAAACCAGGCTTTGATGCTACAACAACATACTATGACTGGGCTGTTGGAGCAGAAAACAACGGAGACCTCACACCGGTCCTCAACGAAAACGTTGTGAAACTGATGGCAGGAAGCATGACAGCAGATGAATTTATCAAATCTTGCAAGGACGCATCAGGACAATAG